From Malus sylvestris chromosome 1, drMalSylv7.2, whole genome shotgun sequence:
AAAGGATTAGATCACATCTAGAGCTATATATAGTGGTTAGGGGCCAAATTGTTATGCAGGTAGCATTAATTAGGTAGTTGAATAACATCAAATAAAATTGTAGATTGATCATCCTGAAATTCAACGGTTGGTGTTTACATATCAGGGACATGGTCCACCCAAGGGCTGCGCAACACCAAgtgttaggaatgtcggtactataagatagagaatgcacaaggtaaagtagaaaataGACActaagaatttatgtggttcggcaatttatgcctacgtccaccaaacaaggatcaatcttcactatatgaaaaagatgagtacaacaagagtagtcttaccaagccaaagacaaggcttgatggatacaatAAAGTAtaacacacactttctatcactctaaacttcactcacataATGTGTAatggaacactctcactctcactcttggagtggaactctagctttggacttgatcctttgctaATCACACTTGGTTCTTGATTGGTTACTTCACtacaacatcacacccatatttataggtgagggtttggcattctactagtttctagtgtattcttcaaacctctagcatagaaagatctagactagccacaaaattgtagcttctagatctttccatttgcaaccaaggaagctagtactctctagcttcttccatcaacttaataacatgctagaattgtctagcatgctccagccatctcacttgcttactagaataatctagaacattcatCATGtgctggaccatataccaacaatcTCCCCCTCCAGTCCATGAGAGAGGAATTCCGATCATGACTCCAAGTTACCTGGAGTTCATCCCAGCAGCCTTAATGcagaattccaactttgattttgtgactaccTTTGTCAACATGTCTGAAGAATTATTATCGGTATGAATCTTCTTCAGCTGTAGCAACTTGTTCTCGATAGCGTCTCTTATCCAGTGATAACGAATTATTATCTTGCCAAATGCCACCAAACTGAATGATGAAATCTCAATACGCACATGCAAACAATGAGATGCAAGCTCGCACGAAAATTGATGTTTAAGTCCTAACTAAAACATGAATGACATGAAGCTCATTTGCCTCGTAAGAACCAACCAAAAACAGAAAGAACAAGCTCCAAAACTATAAAGGCTTAAACATCTGCAGAACTAAAAACAGACACCATACGGGTCGCCAGGACAGTGTGAAATTCATGTTTCCCTAGGTGCATTACCAGTGCTTGTGTCACTTTATTATATACTTTTCTACAGCATTCATGATGATACATTTGATAGTGAACGAAACTACGTAAAAATTTCAAGGGCATTAAGAACATCACTTCAGAAATCAACAACAAGACGAGAAAGGAACAATGATAACATGAAGATGAGAAAGGAACAATGACATGTATTACCAAATATCTCCGATCAAAGCCAGTCAGAATTTATTTTCACGTTAGCATTCTCGAAGGACTAGGGTTCCAAACGCACATAAGCATGTAACCAGTTTCCAACTAATTCCACAGAAAGTGAACCAGGTCAAATTCTAAGACTGAGTTCAGAGAACCGTACAGAACTTAGTAGACTACCCGGAAAAAAATGCTACTGCATAACCGCTACGACAACAGCCAAAATACAAATAATAAGAAACGGAAATTCAAGTGTTTAACTCACGAATAAACATCAAATTCATTGACACTGCATTAAACAAGAGATTAttgcacaattttttttttttttttttttgagaaaagaaaTTATTGCACAAATACAAGGGATAAAATTTAGTAATTTACAGATAGCAGGAAACAGAGCAGACCCGAGTCAATTGTAACTCAGTCTGAGTCACACAAAGCACTAGGAAATATATGACCATCAAAGGGCACCAGACACCAAGTGAAGAGAGCCCCATAAGGTATAAATAAGACATGTCACGCCATATTCGACTGATTTCCTTATCTTGCCAAATACAACCAAACTGAACGGAGAATCTCAACAAGCACCTGCAAACAATGAGATGCAAACTCGGACAAAAATTGATGTTTAAGTCCTAAATAAAACAGGGATGGCATGATGAAGCTCATTTGCCTCATAAGAACCAACCGAAAACAGAAATTCAACATTCATGTTTCCCTAGGTGTATTACCAGTGCTTTTATCATTTTAGGAATACCGATACAGTGATGTTATATACTTCGCCTCAGATTAGTgaacaaaagaaattaaatagaCGAAACCAGTTACCAATTACAAAGTAAATGAGATGCCAATCTTCATACTATTCGATAAGGAATAACTTGTTGGATCAAACACTTTGAAACTGcattaacaacaacaacaacaacaacaaagccttttcccactaagtggggtcggctatatgaatcctagaacgccattacgctcggttttgtgtcatgtcctccgttagatccaagtactctaagtcttttcttagagtctcttccaaagttttcctaggtcttcctctaccccttcggccctgaacctttgtcccgtagtcacatcttcgaaccggagcgtcattcggccttctttgcacatgtccaaatcaccggagccgattttctctcatctttcctacaatttcggctactcctactttacctcggatatcctcattcccaatcttatcctttctcgtgtgcccacacatcccacgaagcaacTGCATTAACATGCGAATATTTTCCTGTAGTACGTACTTACGGACGAAATTGAAAAGGACTGCGGAATTGGGGCTATTCCCATGACTAATGTGACATTTCCCTCCAACTTGGAGCCAAACACGATGCGACAAGCGGCAACACCACATTAAATACGTTCAAACCCACATTGGCCAAAGTGAAGaaatcttctccaactttgcCTCTATACAAAGGTAACTTCTGCTCCATTCAAAGggttaatcacattaaatacgTTCAAACCCACATTGTCGACGGACGCCGTCTCAGCCTTTAAAGGGCCACCAATTGGTCCGGTGAGGTCCCTGAACCCTAATCAAAACCTCACCGGCATCATCGTCGTCTCCACGCCCACTGACTGAGCTCGAACTTCTACGAGATTCACTCTTTGCTGCACCCATTCCTTTGAAGTCAAATCAGAACCGCTTGTTTACTGTTAAAAGAACGgaaggttggatttgattcaagtcGATCGTCTGCAGGAGGCAAATCTTAACGAGTGGCTTAGTAGTAAGGGCGCGGATTGCGATTATCCAATAAACTAAAAATGTGAGAGATATTGGGGTCGATGCTCTGAGCTTGTGAGTTGCTTAACTGTGGGCACGAGTAACGTGAAATTCCCTATAGCCTCACCGAGCACAGAATGGAAGGATGACCTTGGCTTGCCACCAATTGTCTccctttaaaaagaaaaaaacaacttGGTattctctctaatagagatggAAACCCACGTATGTGGATGAACTCTACCTCTAttagaaaaatgacaaaaataacgATACAAATAGAAAGTAAGTATAGCATTATTCTTTCTAAACGGCACAAAATCCGCCCATGACCCATGACTAAGTCTAAAGTTGTTTCGGGCTCACAAGTATTAATTGTACATGTATAAGACTAAAGCCCAATCAAAACCCATAATATCATCAGGCCCAACTCAGTGAAGGTCGAAACGTTTCGCCTTCCAAGTTTCTTCGTTCTGGTTTTCGTCTGGTGCCGTTTCGAGTTAATTTTAGCAAATTTATACAAACAAATAACCAGAGATTACGATCAccatttttatttcattcatccaattccaagCTAAAATTTCACACAAAATTACATAACATTATTACCACGATGTGGTCAAatctggaagaaaaaaaaaactcaaaaatcaGAGCACCGACCGTTTCGCTCCCAATCGCCGTAACGCGTGGGCTCCGGCCCTCTGGGGCCACCGATCTCGCCGGTCTCTTTATTCACCAAGccatcgtcgtcgtcgtcgtgttcttcttcttcagctTGATTTTCGTGTTTTTCTACGATGGGTTCACTTTGCTCTTTGCTGGGTTTTTCGTGCTGGGGCTGCGATTGCGAGGCTGACGAGCACAGGAGCCGACTCACTGAGTTGAAGGCGGTGCGAGTTAGAGGCTCGGTGGTGGAGGTTGAGAGGATGGTCGTTGATGAAAATAGACGGCCCAGATTGATCGCCATCTTTGCTGATTTCTGTcctccttcttttccttttccttgccTGCGAAGGAGGGATGAAATAGAATAGGAAGGAGGCAGGAGGGGAAGCAATGTGGCTGTTGATACGGCGTCGTGTCGTGGATTTGCGGAGCCACGTGGTGGTTGTCTAAGTTTTATTGGGCCGCCTATATTGGGCCTAAATAGGGAAAATTTCTTCCGTACGCCCGGCGCACCACATCATGTGTCACAAACAAGTGAATCtctttttgaaataatttttgtGTCCGACAGTCAAATTAGGTGCACTATCATATCGGAAAAGAATCCTCGTCGGATTCTTTTCTTAAGGATCCTAGAAATTTCGTGATCGTGATCGtgatcgtttatcgtacattgtgcgaaTCCATTTTCCTATCATATTCACTGTACTGCTTGACTGCATGTAGGTACAACTGTAATACAAGGATCAATACTCCTTCCTTAAGTGGGTCGAGTAGTCCATTTGATTTCGACTGTAAGACATGAAAACTTCTCTTACATTCTCTTTGAGCAAAAGTTAGCCTAATATTCCGTTTATTTGTGTCTGACGGATGGCGTGGTTGGACAACGTACATAAGGAATATGGATTTCTCCCACAGTGGGCTTGTTTGGACAAGTTGTCCAAAAGACAATTAAATTGTTGATGAATAAATACCAACCAAGAATTCCCAACATGTGGATAACCCGGAACAGaaaaggtgagagagagagagagagagagatgggaggaGAAGGGCATTTTTTGAAGAGGATTGCACGCATAAAATTCCCACAAAGGCACCCGAAATCCTCAAAGCCAGGTAAGTATCACTTTCTATGCAAATCTGTTTCAAGTTCAGTTTCACATTTTTTCTCACtctgtttttacttttttgtgtTTCTTTTGGGTGGAAATTACATGATTATTTAGTCAATGTTAAAAAATACGAAGTCGGAGAGACATGTGCTCTACGGATGACGTGATCAGACATATCtgctcaagttttttttttccgaaacTTGGATGAAAGCCTAATGATTCTCTTTTGTTTTATCTGTTTAGGTTCTGCTTCAAAAACTCAACATGAATCGGCGCTTGGGTCAGATGTCCCCGCACGGTCGAAAAACACGGCGGTCGGAGGCAAAGCTTCTCTTCAGCCGGAACGTACACCGGTCACAGCCAACGAAATAGATGCCATACTTGTGAGCAAAATATTACTTTTCTATAACAACATATTTGGATGTAGCATCTTTCCGGTGCGATGATTTTGTTCATTTTGCAGTTGGGCGGATGCATTTGAAGGAGAATGTACGAAACAAAAACTTACAAGGTCGGATGCAATGAAGAAGATCAAACCATCGAATGATGTTTGTTATTATGTTTTTAACTGAATGATTAAGGAGCCAAATGTACGTTTTTTGTACAGAATATTTATTTCTTGGCCTTGAGCATTAATTTCATAATTCAGCTTTTAATTTCATTATCTGCTCTtaaacataatattttttaaataattggtAAAGAACCAAAACTgtacatttatttttttaataataaccACGCAAAGAGACCCGGGAAAAACtataaacaaattaatatattttaaaacccCTACACCCAGCTCCCGCAGCAAACTAGTTTGATTTTTTTCGCCACCACCTCCTGCTTCTGCTGCTACCTCCGGCCTCAGCTTCATCGCAGTGGTGAATCCATGAATCGATTGCGAAAAATCCTTCCGAAACCGAAACATGTCGATCTGCGTATGATGTTTGCTGCTGCTGTTTAGGttctttaataataataatcttgGATGATGGTCGAGTCGTCTATGTCATCACTGTGTGTTTACTGCTACCGGTTGGGTTTCTCTTGCTGAGGTCTTGATGCCTCTTGCTAAGATCTGGGTGGCTCCCGTTGCTGATGGTGCGGTCCTCTTCCTCGTTCGAGAGGTATTTGTCAACCTGTGCAGCGGCTTGCCTTCCCTCCGAGATTGCCCACACCACAAGGGATTGACCACGCCGGCAATCCCCAGCGGCAAATACCCCATCCACATTGGTTGAGAACCGACCATAGTCCGCCTTGTAGTTTGAGCGTGGGTCACGTTCCAAACCCAACTTCTCTGCTACCGTCTGGAACAGAACACAGAAAAGCCTAGTGAGCAAAACATGTATTCGAATTTCCAAGAAAGCCTGAATGTCAGTGGATAGGAATTAAAATACTAACCGCCTCCGGTCCAAGGAACCCCATTGCGAGTAGGACGAGGTCAGCCTCGAGGATCTCCTCAGATCCCTCGATTTCCTTGAATTGGAACCGCCCAGTTTCATCCTTCTCCCATTTGACACGTACCACCTCGAGTCCTTTCACGGCCCCATTCTCATCTCCCACAAATCTCTTTGTCAGCACCTCATAAGTTCTTGGATCTTTGCCAAACTTAGCTGCAACTTCTTGGTGCCCATAATCCACACGGAATACACGAGGCCACTGCAAACACAAggtaaagaaaataaatacgCAAGACATGTAATAATATGCATTCAACTCACAAAAAACTTGGTTAATCAGCGCATCCAATCAAGAGTGAGTTAAAAACGAAAAACACGAGATTTTACAATATCCAACCTGTGGCCAAGGGTTTCCTGGAGCCCTTGTTCGTGGTGGCTCAGGGAGAAGCTCCAGATTTATGATGCTAGTGCAGCCATGGCGAACAGATGTTCCAATGCAATCCGTGCCAGTGTCACCTCCGCCAATTACCACAACTTTCTTCCCCTTGGCAGAAATGTAGTTACCGTCCTCGAGATTGCTATCTAATAAGCTCTTGGTGTTTGCACGTAGAAATTCCATTGCAAAATGTACTCCGGACAGCTCTCTCCCTGGTACAGGAAGATCcctgcacaaaaaaaaaaaaaaaaaatttaaataaataaaacttatgaAACGAAAGAATCATTGCTATAAACCATATTCAGCATTTAGAATTACAAGTTACCTTGGTTTCGTTGCTCCTACAGCTAAAACAATGGCATTGTTCTCCTCTCGAAGCCTTTCAAGTGAGTACAAAGGATCATTTCCAATATTAGCGTTAACCACAAAGTTGACACCTTCCTCAGTCATAAGGTTAACCCGCCGTTGAACTATCTCCACTTTATCAGTCTTCATATTAGGAACTCCATACATCATGAGCCCTCCGATTCTATCAGCACGCTCATACACAGTCACTGTGTGGCCTATTCTGTTTAGCTGATCAGCAGCAGCTAGACCAGCTGGCCCACTTCCTACAATGGCAACCCTTTTCCTGCAATTACAAAAAATATCAAACTAATGATTCATGCACAGAAAACTTGCGAAATGAAATATTTATTCTGACAATACAAGATAGCATCACTCTTAGGATGAGAAGAAAACCATACCCAGTTCTCTTTACGGGAGGTCGTGGCACCATCCACCCTTCCTCAAAAGCCTTGTCTATGATGGCACATTCTATGCTTTTGATAGATACGGGATTCTCAATAATACCCAGAACACAAGAACCTTCACATGGTGCCGGACAAACCCGACCAGTAAACTCGGGGAAGTTATTGGTCTCAAGAAGTCTCTCTAATGCTTCATGCCACCTATTCTGGTACACCAACTCATTGAACTCTGGTATTTTGTTACCAAGAGGGCATCCAGTGTTCTCctgcaaattttttaaaataacatgTTCAGTAATTGGTAGAGATAGTCTGTCCATAGCTAGATAATTCTCGATAACAGGTAAAAGAGCCAACAAAAATATACAAGTTCTTACCTGATGGCAGAAAGGAGTCCCGCAATCCATGCAACGGGCTGACTGAGTCTTCACAAGTGGTCCAGGTTTAGTTTCCTCCATAACTTCCTTCCAGTCATTCATCCGAACATTAGGATCCCTATATTGAACGCCCTCACGCTCATAAGAAATAAAACCGCGATGTTTAACAGCATCAGTGACCTGAGAAGGCCTCTTCAATGCTTCAGCATCTTCTACCTTCAGCAAAATTCAACTCTCATATAAGATTACAGAATCCATTGAGATTACCGGGATGCAAATTCAAAATAATCATATCTctgtatataaattttaaaccaaTTACACTTGTAATGATATGAACACTTTAAGACAAAACCGATGTGAATGCTGCTAAGATCAGAGATGTTCCACACATAACTGACATTATACTCATGAAAACAAATCAGAAGGGAGATCCCCACAAAACAAAAGTTCTTTTGTTTGTCTAACaaaaaggagagagggagaaagtCAAAGGGAGATGCGTATTCATGCTTATATAAGGGTAAATAATTCAATTACCTGATTGGATTTCCCATTTAAAGATGCAGCCGCCAACTTCTTAAGTTCTTCAAAAGCATCTTTCTCTTCAAGCTCTGGCTCATCTTCCTCCTCGTGCTCTATAACCTGTTTGCTTTCCTCTTTCATATCTGCAAGAACACGCTTGTACTCTCTTGGAATAACCTTGATAAACTTAGGCAAAAGATTTTCAAAATCAGCCAGTACTTCAACGGCCAGCAGGCTGTTAGTGTGCCGTTGATGTTGTTGTATCATCATTTGAAGAGTCAGaatatcttcttcttcaagtttATCAAGATCTACAAGCTCAGGATTACATCGAGACCGAAATTGTCCATCCACATCATAAACATAGGCAATGCCACCACTCATCCCAGCAGCAAAGTTCCTGCCAGTTTTCCCGAGCACAACAACAGTGCCACCTGTCATATATTCACAGCCATGATCACCAACACCCTCGACAACTGCCTTAGCCCCTGAATTGCGAACACAAAATCTTTCTGCTGCCATTCCATTGAAGTATGCCTCACCACTAGTGGCACCATATAAAGCTACATTACCGATGACAATATTTTCTTTTGGGTCAAACTTGCTTCCCTTGGGAGGATAAACTACAATCTTTCCACCAGACAAACCTTTACCAACATAATCATTACTGTCACCCTCAAGCTCAAGCATGATTCCAGGGCACAAAAATGCTCCAAGACTCTGCCCTGCACTTCCACTAAATTTGATATGAATGGTGTCAGCAGGAAGCCCTGCCCTGTTGTAACGCTTTGTCACCTCGTGGCTAAGCATTGTTCCAACAGCACGGTTCACATTGCAAATTGGTGTCTCAAAATATACAGGAAGAGCCTTTTCCAAAGCAGCTTTAGACATAGCAATTAACTTGTGATCAAGAGCCATATCCAAGCCATGGTCTTGTTTCTCAACACAATATTGTGCAGCTCCAGGCCGAAGGTCTGCTGCAGGTCGAAGTAACAAAGATAGATCAATATTGTCAAGCTTCTCATTGTTTTTAGTCACTTCTCTATCAACTTCAAGCATATCTGAACGTCCAACCATCTCATTTATAGTACGGAAACCAAGCTGTGCCATAATCTCTCTGAGTTCCTCAGCTACcataaagaaaaaattaataacatgtTCAGGTTCTCCAGCAAACTTCTCACGAAGTACAGGATCTTGAGTTGCGATGCCAACAGGACATGTGTTCTTGTGGCACTTCCGCATCATAATGCAGCCAAGGGTTATGAGAGGTGCAGTGCTGAAGCCAAACTCTTCCGCACCAAGAAGTGCAGCTATGGCAACATCTCTTCCAGTTTTTAGTTGGCCATCAGTCTGGAGAGTTGTCCGGCCACGAAGATCATTAGCAACCAAGGTTTGATGGGTCTCAGCCAAACCAAGTTCCCATGGAAGCCCTGCATTCTTAATTCCTGTCCATCTAGAGGCCCCCGTGCCTCCATCATGTCCAGAGATCAAAACATGGTCTGCGTGCCCCTTCACAACTCCACTAGCAACTACTCCAACACCTGCCTCCGATACCAACTTGACACTAATTCGAGCTGCTGGGTTAGCATTCTGCAGATCATTAGAACAGAATTAAGATTCAAATTAAAAATGCATTGCTCCACAAGCAGTAGAAGCAATATCACAGCAGGAGAAGCAGTTTATAGGATTCATTATTGAAACGGAATGTACCTTAAGATCATGAATTAATTGTGCAAGGTCTTCAATTGAGTAGATATCATGATGGGGAGGTGGACTGATAAGACCCACACCGGCAGTAGAATTCCTCGTAACTGCAATGTCTCCAATAACCTTGTGTCCAGGAAGCTCACCTCCTTCACCAGGCTTGGCACCCTGTGGAAGACAAATAAGTTCAGTTTATGTTAACTCCAAGAAACAATTAATGTAGGAACATAGGAAAAAATAGATGAAAAATCCAAGGTCCagtgtatatataattatatacctGAGCCATTTTTATCTGCAGTTCATCAGCATTCGTCAGATAGTAACTTGAAACTCCAAATCTCCCACTAGCAACCTGCTTAATTGCACTCCTCTTTGGATTCCGTGAACCATCTGAAAGAGGCTCCATACGAGATGGTTGCTCGCCTCCCTCACCTTtaggaagggaaaaaaaactCATTAGCAATATAAAGAAGCAACAGTTGATGTATTAGAAAAGTTCCAAGTAAAGATTTGAAAAACAAACCTGTATTTGACTTTCCTCCAATTCTGTTCATAGCAATGGCCAGTGTACTATGCGCCTCCAATGATATTGATCCATAACTCATAGCACCGGTACAGAACCGTTTAACAATCTCACTAGCAGGTTCCACTTCATCCAAGTGAATCTGCTGCTctgtgtttttaaatttcaaaagacCCCGAAGATTGCAGGCTTTATTTAATTCATGAATGAACTTGGAGTATTCTTTATATGCAGCAACACTGTTAGTTCTGGCAGCCTCTTGAAGCTTCGCTATAGCAAAAGGATCATTTAGGTGAACCTCACCACCTTTTCTCCAATGGTAATCCCCAGGATTTGGCAGTGCCACTGCTTCGGCACTTCCTGGAGGATAGCTTCGAGAGGGAAATGCCAACTCGTGCATATGAAGTTCGTCGCGAGCTAGCATCTCGAATGTTGCACCCTCAACTCTACTAGGGGTTCCTGCAAAGCACCTCTCAACTACTTCTGATGAAAGACCCAACGCTTCAAAAATCTGTGCACCCTTGTAAGAGGCCAAAGTAGATATCCCCATCTTGGCAAGAACCTTCATCATTCCATAGTTGCTTGCTTTGAAATACTTTTTAACCAGTTCATCCTTGGAGTATATTGCCCCATTAGCTTTTGGTGGGATCTTTCCGTCCACCTGCAGTCTCCAAATGGCCTCTATAGCCAAGTACGGGCAGATAGCATCTGCACCGAAGCCAACCAGTGTACAGAAATGATGAACTTCACGTGGCTCAGCAGATTCAATTATCAACCCCACTTGTGTGCGTTCAAGGTTTTTGACTAGATGTTGATGAACAGCGCCAACAGCCAAGAGGGAGCTTACTGCAACACGCTTTGGGGAGAAGGCTGCACATTGAAACAGCAACAAGTAAATAAAACATAGTTGTAAATCAAGTACTTAAAAGTTTTCAACTCAATGGTAATATAAATAAACAGGCCATACCTCTGTCTGAAAGAACAAGTGTGGTATATCC
This genomic window contains:
- the LOC126624304 gene encoding uncharacterized protein LOC126624304 → MAINLGRLFSSTTILSTSTTEPLTRTAFNSVSRLLCSSASQSQPQHEKPSKEQSEPIVEKHENQAEEEEHDDDDDGLVNKETGEIGGPRGPEPTRYGDWERNGRCSDF
- the LOC126624311 gene encoding uncharacterized protein LOC126624311, which codes for MWITRNRKGEREREREMGGEGHFLKRIARIKFPQRHPKSSKPGSASKTQHESALGSDVPARSKNTAVGGKASLQPERTPVTANEIDAILLGGCI